One stretch of Wolbachia endosymbiont of Armadillidium arcangelii DNA includes these proteins:
- the prfB gene encoding peptide chain release factor 2 (programmed frameshift): MKTHPEILEYFQGLNKSISLIRGVFDIEKLKLRLEELDSQASNDNLWQDNQKAQEILKERSKIKHDIESFSKLESDYNDAISLMKSAIDENDEEFFSEVENELAKLEKLIKLKETESLFTGEADNNNCFLEIHSGAGGTESNDWAEMLMRMYTRWAEIYHNFKVEVVEKLDGDAIGIKSTTIKIIGEKAYGWAKSESGVHRLVRISPFDANGKRHTSFASVGVTPVIEDSIDIIVDEKDLKIDTYRASGAGGQHVNKTESAVRITHIPTGVVVQCQNGRSQHRNKDEALKLLKGRLYQIELEKKEQKMAEEYGKKCDIGWGNQIRSYVMHPYQMVKDLRIGHEVGNINSVFDGNIDCFIVSVLELK, encoded by the exons ATGAAAACCCATCCAGAAATCCTTGAATACTTTCAAGGCTTAAATAAAAGTATTTCTCTTATCAGG GGTGTCTTTGACATAGAAAAATTAAAGTTGCGTCTTGAGGAACTGGATTCTCAAGCGTCGAATGATAATCTATGGCAAGACAATCAAAAGGCACAAGAAATTTTAAAAGAACGTTCTAAAATTAAGCATGACATAGAATCGTTTTCAAAGCTAGAAAGCGATTACAACGATGCCATCAGCTTGATGAAATCTGCTATTGATGAGAATGATGAAGAATTTTTTTCTGAAGTTGAAAATGAATTAGCCAAGCTAGAGAAGTTAATCAAACTTAAAGAGACAGAATCCTTATTTACTGGTGAAGCAGATAATAATAACTGCTTTTTGGAAATCCACTCAGGAGCTGGCGGAACAGAGAGCAATGATTGGGCTGAGATGCTCATGCGCATGTATACAAGATGGGCAGAAATTTATCACAACTTTAAAGTTGAAGTTGTAGAAAAATTAGATGGTGATGCGATTGGTATAAAATCTACAACAATAAAGATCATCGGAGAAAAAGCTTACGGGTGGGCAAAAAGCGAAAGTGGAGTTCATAGATTGGTGAGAATATCACCATTTGATGCAAATGGTAAACGTCATACCAGTTTTGCAAGTGTTGGAGTCACTCCAGTGATCGAAGATTCAATAGATATTATTGTGGATGAAAAGGATTTAAAGATCGACACTTACCGTGCTTCTGGAGCAGGTGGTCAACATGTAAATAAGACTGAAAGTGCGGTACGTATTACCCATATTCCAACAGGCGTTGTAGTTCAATGTCAAAATGGTCGTTCTCAACATAGAAATAAAGATGAGGCACTTAAGCTACTTAAAGGACGTTTATACCAAATTGAACTGGAAAAAAAAGAACAAAAGATGGCTGAGGAATATGGTAAAAAATGTGATATAGGTTGGGGCAATCAAATCAGATCATACGTTATGCACCCATATCAAATGGTAAAGGATTTAAGGATTGGACATGAAGTAGGTAATATAAACTCTGTTTTTGATGGTAATATAGACTGTTTCATAGTTAGCGTGTTAGAGT
- the mgtE gene encoding magnesium transporter produces the protein MNIKTNSHYGLDKKAIDDLIESLDNQELENVCNIVKTIDSVQLAYFLSTSISDHREKLVSILDQHLLSDALVHVVPDLQIEIIEILGIENTAKLLMLLNVEDIVAIVKDLDRKSIENILNYLPNATQKLVEELLSYPEESAGRLIHKNMVIAPYYWTINQLMEFLRNYKKIPETFYQIFIINSKLEPIGSFNLNKVISYSGETIIKEIMSQDIKIIKTGMDQEEVARIFKDYSLLSAPVVNRNGKIIGVILIEDVIKIVQQEAEEDVLKISGVSSKSDINAPIHKTIIKRLPWLLFNLLAATICSIVVGFFDNVIQSFIVLPIIMPIIASMSGNAGSQTVTLTIRAIATKYLTEQNAKRILIKEFMIGLINGVILSAISLVVLAMRFHSLKVEIIFVISMIVMSITATFIGTFIPIMLHRLRSDPAISSSILTSATTDILSALIFLGLATIFLLNS, from the coding sequence ATGAATATTAAAACAAATTCTCATTATGGTTTAGACAAAAAGGCTATTGATGACTTAATAGAGTCACTCGATAATCAAGAATTAGAAAATGTTTGTAATATTGTAAAAACGATAGATAGCGTTCAGTTAGCTTATTTTTTATCTACTTCGATCAGTGATCACAGGGAGAAATTAGTTAGTATCCTCGATCAACATTTGTTAAGTGATGCCCTAGTGCATGTGGTACCAGATTTACAAATAGAGATCATAGAAATATTGGGAATAGAAAATACAGCAAAGTTGCTAATGCTTCTTAATGTAGAAGACATAGTAGCCATAGTGAAAGACTTGGATAGAAAGTCTATAGAAAATATACTTAACTACTTACCCAATGCAACTCAAAAATTAGTAGAGGAATTGTTATCATACCCAGAAGAAAGTGCAGGAAGGTTGATACATAAAAATATGGTTATAGCTCCATATTATTGGACGATAAATCAGCTAATGGAATTCTTGCGCAACTATAAAAAAATACCAGAAACATTTTATCAAATTTTCATCATTAACTCGAAATTAGAGCCCATAGGTAGTTTCAACTTAAATAAGGTAATATCCTACTCAGGAGAAACAATAATAAAAGAGATAATGAGTCAAGATATAAAAATAATTAAAACTGGAATGGATCAAGAAGAAGTAGCAAGAATATTTAAAGATTACTCTCTATTATCAGCTCCAGTAGTAAATAGGAATGGTAAAATTATAGGTGTAATCCTTATTGAAGATGTAATCAAAATCGTTCAACAAGAAGCAGAAGAGGATGTACTTAAAATAAGCGGTGTATCTTCTAAATCTGATATAAATGCCCCTATACATAAAACTATAATTAAAAGGTTACCTTGGTTATTGTTTAACCTCTTAGCTGCAACAATATGTTCTATAGTAGTTGGCTTTTTCGATAACGTAATACAAAGTTTTATAGTACTACCAATAATTATGCCAATCATTGCATCAATGAGCGGAAATGCAGGGTCCCAAACGGTAACACTAACTATCCGTGCAATCGCAACAAAATATCTAACTGAGCAAAATGCAAAAAGAATACTTATAAAAGAATTTATGATAGGTCTTATAAATGGGGTAATTTTATCTGCAATTTCACTCGTAGTATTAGCAATGAGGTTCCATAGTTTAAAAGTGGAGATCATTTTCGTGATTTCCATGATTGTAATGTCAATCACTGCAACATTTATCGGCACTTTCATTCCTATAATGCTCCATCGTTTAAGATCCGATCCTGCTATTTCCTCTTCAATTCTAACATCAGCAACAACTGATATTCTCTCAGCTCTTATATTTCTCGGTCTAGCCACAATCTTTTTATTAAATAGCTAA